Sequence from the Streptomyces peucetius genome:
CAGCACGTTCTGCGGTGTGGTGCACATCTGGCCGCTGTACAGGGAGAGCGAGAAGGCCAGGTTGGAGAGCATTCCCTTGTAGTCGTCGGTGGAGTCGACCACGACCGTGTTGACGCCGGCCTTTTCCGTGTACACCTGTGCCTGGCGGGCGTTGGTCTCCAGCCAGTCGCCGAAGGCGGTGGAACCCGTGTAATCGATGATCTTGATCTCGGGCCGTGTCGCCAGGGTCTTCGCGATGCCCTCGCCCGGGTTCTCGGCGGCGAGGCAGACGAGGTTCGGGTCGAAGCCGGCCTCGGTGAGCACCTCGCGGGCCACCTTCACGGTGAGGGCCAGCGGGAGCACGGCGCGGGGGTGCGGCTTCACCAGGACCGGGTTGCCCGTGGCCAGGGAGGCGAAGAGGCCCGGGTAGCCGTTCCACGTCGGGAACGTGTTGCAGCCGATGACGAGCGCGATGCCGCGGCCCGCGGTGGTGAACGTCTTCCGCAGCTCCAGCGGGTCGCGCTTGCCCTGCGGCTTGGACCAGTCCACGGCGGCGGAGGGGGTGCGGGTCTGCTCCGCGTACGCGTACGCCACGGCCTCCAGGCCGCGGTCCTGGGCGTGCGGGCCGCCGGCCTGGAACGCCATCAGGAACGCCTGCCCGCTGGTGTGCATCACCGCGTGCGCGAACTCGTGGGTACGGGCGCTGATGCGGGCCAGGATCTCCAGGCAGACCAGCGCGCGCGTCTCGGGGCCGGCCTCGCGCCAGGCGCCCATGCCGGCACGCATGGCCGGCAGCAGGACGTCCAGGTCCGGGTGCGGGTACTCGATGCCCAGCTCCGGTCCGTACGGAGAAACCTCGCCGCCGGTCCACCCGTCGGTGCCCGGCTGGTCCAGGTCGAAGCGGGAGCCGCGGAGCGCCTCGAAGGCCGCGAGGCCGTCGGCGGGCGCGCTCTCGCCGTAGGCCTTGGGGTGCTCGGGGTGGGGAGACCAGTACGCGCGCGTGCGGATCGCCTCGAGGGCCTGGTCGAGCGTGGGCCGGTGGGTCTCGGTCAGCTGCATGCGGACCAACTCCTCGTCGAGCTGGGCAGGGGAGGATGACAGAGTTAGAGTAACCGAACGATCGGTCGGTACAAGGGGGCCTGTCGAAGCTGTGGACAACTCATCGGAGAGGATCGCCTCCATGACCGCCATCGACTCCACGACCGCGATCGACGTGAGCCGCACCGTCGGCGTCGTCGGCACCGGAACCATGGGCCAGGGGATCGCACAGGTCGCCCTCGTCGCAGGCCATCCCGTCCGGCTCCACGACGCCGTACCCGGAAGGGCCGGGGAGGCCGCGGCGGCGATCGGCGCACGCCTGGACCGGCTCGTCGAGAAGGGACGGATGGCTCCCGCGGACCGCGACGCCGCCCGCGGCAGGCTCCTTCCGGCCGCCGACCTCGCCGAGCTCGCCGACGCGGCGCTCGTCGTCGAGGCCGTCCTGGAACAGCTCCCGGTCAAGCAGGAACTGTTCACGGAGCTGGAGAAGATCGTCGCCGACGACTGCCTGCTCGCCACGAACACCTCCTCGCTGTCCGTGACGGCCGTCGCGGGGGCCCTGCGCAACCCCGGCCGCTTCGTCGGCCTGCACTTCTTCAACCCGGCCCCGCTCCTGCCCCTGGTGGAGGTCGTCAGCGGCCACGCCACGGACGACGCAGCGGCCGAGCGGGCCCACGCGACGGCTCTGGCCTGGGGGAAGACGCCGGTGCGCTGCGCCGACACCCCCGGATTCATCGTCAACCGCGTCGCGCGCCCCTTCTACGCGGAGGCGTTCGCCGTCCATGAGGAGCGCGGCGCCGACCCCGCCACGATCGACGCGGTCCTGCGGGAGTGCGGCGGGTTCCGGATGGGAGCCTTCGAACTGACCGATCTGATCGGCCAGGACGTCAACGAGGCGGTCACCCGGTCCGTCTGGGAGTCGTACTTCCACAGCCCGAAGTTCACACCGTCGCTCGCCCAGCGCCGCCTCGTCGAGTCGGGCCGGCACGGCCGGAAGACGGGCCACGGCTGGTTCTCTTACGAGGACGCCGTCGAGAGCCCGCGTCCGGGTACCCGGCCGGACGCCGCCGCGCCGGACAGGGTCGTGGTGCAGGGCGACCTCGGCCCCGCGGAGCCCCTGGTCGGGCTCATCAAGCGGGCCGGGATCACGGTGGTCCGTGAGGAGGGTGACGGTTCCATAGCCCTGCCCGGCGGCGCCGAACTGGGGCTGGTGGACGGCGAGACCGCGTTCGAGTTCGACGACGGGATCATCTACTTCGATCTCGCCCTCGACTACGAGAAGGCGACCCGCATCGCGCTGTCCACGTCGGACAGCACGCTCAGGACGATGCCCGGCGCAGTCGACGAAGCCGTCGGCCTCTTCCAGGCACTCGG
This genomic interval carries:
- a CDS encoding 3-hydroxyacyl-CoA dehydrogenase, with product MTAIDSTTAIDVSRTVGVVGTGTMGQGIAQVALVAGHPVRLHDAVPGRAGEAAAAIGARLDRLVEKGRMAPADRDAARGRLLPAADLAELADAALVVEAVLEQLPVKQELFTELEKIVADDCLLATNTSSLSVTAVAGALRNPGRFVGLHFFNPAPLLPLVEVVSGHATDDAAAERAHATALAWGKTPVRCADTPGFIVNRVARPFYAEAFAVHEERGADPATIDAVLRECGGFRMGAFELTDLIGQDVNEAVTRSVWESYFHSPKFTPSLAQRRLVESGRHGRKTGHGWFSYEDAVESPRPGTRPDAAAPDRVVVQGDLGPAEPLVGLIKRAGITVVREEGDGSIALPGGAELGLVDGETAFEFDDGIIYFDLALDYEKATRIALSTSDSTLRTMPGAVDEAVGLFQALGKDVSLIGDVPGMIVARTVAMLADFAADAVDRGVASGEDIDTAMKLGVNYPAGPLEWGGKLGFGWVCALLEALHQRYPTGRYAPSLATARRARAYDEAEGR
- the paaN gene encoding phenylacetic acid degradation protein PaaN, with amino-acid sequence MQLTETHRPTLDQALEAIRTRAYWSPHPEHPKAYGESAPADGLAAFEALRGSRFDLDQPGTDGWTGGEVSPYGPELGIEYPHPDLDVLLPAMRAGMGAWREAGPETRALVCLEILARISARTHEFAHAVMHTSGQAFLMAFQAGGPHAQDRGLEAVAYAYAEQTRTPSAAVDWSKPQGKRDPLELRKTFTTAGRGIALVIGCNTFPTWNGYPGLFASLATGNPVLVKPHPRAVLPLALTVKVAREVLTEAGFDPNLVCLAAENPGEGIAKTLATRPEIKIIDYTGSTAFGDWLETNARQAQVYTEKAGVNTVVVDSTDDYKGMLSNLAFSLSLYSGQMCTTPQNVLIPRDGITTESGPKSYDEVAADLAAAVGGLLGDDARANALLGALVNPDVKARLDAASELGEVALESREVTNPDFPGATVRTPVIVKLDGARKYWDSTDSEPAYLSECFGPVSFVVAVDSTADALELLRRTVREKGAMTVGAYTTSEETERAIEDVCLEESAQLSLNLTGGVYVNQTAAFSDFHGSGGNPAANAALCDGAFVSNRFRVVEVRRQA